From the Methanobacterium spitsbergense genome, one window contains:
- a CDS encoding MBL fold metallo-hydrolase has protein sequence MEKIDDIIMIEGKGYDSNIYILEDVIVDTGTGDNIRYIKDSIKEAGISIEDLSLIVNTHNHYDHIGGNRCFNLEVAMHSEDALAIEEEDDEKTVARMFGKAMEGFKVDRKLEEGDKIHNFEVIHTPGHTKGGICLYNGETLISGDTVFANGGFGRMDIGGDVKDMKESLKRLSQLDVKFLLPGHGPWVKDGSKHINMAYKMLEGF, from the coding sequence TTGGAGAAGATTGATGATATTATTATGATCGAAGGAAAGGGATATGATTCTAATATTTATATCTTAGAAGATGTAATTGTTGACACTGGAACCGGAGATAACATTCGATACATCAAAGATTCAATAAAAGAAGCAGGTATATCAATTGAAGATCTTTCTTTAATAGTAAATACTCATAATCACTACGATCACATCGGCGGAAACAGATGTTTCAATTTGGAAGTGGCTATGCATAGTGAAGATGCTTTGGCTATTGAAGAGGAAGATGATGAAAAAACTGTAGCCCGTATGTTCGGGAAGGCAATGGAAGGATTTAAAGTTGACAGAAAACTTGAAGAGGGAGATAAAATCCATAATTTTGAGGTTATACATACTCCTGGCCATACTAAAGGTGGGATATGTCTTTACAATGGTGAAACTCTCATATCTGGTGATACCGTATTTGCAAATGGGGGTTTTGGAAGAATGGATATAGGCGGGGATGTTAAAGACATGAAGGAGTCATTGAAACGTTTAAGCCAGTTAGATGTGAAGTTTTTACTACCGGGTCATGGGCCATGGGTTAAAGATGGTTCAAAGCATATAAACATGGCATATAAAATGTTAGAAGGTTTTTAA